A section of the Choristoneura fumiferana chromosome 5, NRCan_CFum_1, whole genome shotgun sequence genome encodes:
- the Arms gene encoding ankyrin repeat-rich membrane spanning isoform X12 — translation MVRWTSHQSESLHRSESMLSVACFKTLSQLANSENSAELQQYLASNSNINLDDKDENGTTALMCAAEHGRTAAVRVLLASGADACSVDNDGWTPLAFAARGGHAAVVRELLDAGARVDARDCGGWSPLMWASYKGHEEIVGILLENGADVHAHGNYNINSLVWAAGRRHSGVVARLLAAGARANSGDKYATSALTWAARAGDAVSCAALLRAGADPNTAGMYCWTPLLQATHGNHLEIVQMILEHKPNVNALDKDGYTALAIACKEGYYDIAVALINTGAYINVQDHSKDTPLIHAVKGGHKNIVEALLKKHVDVDLAGKEKKSPVYNAVEKGHVAIMKLLLASNPDLEHCTSSGDTPLLRAVRSRNAEMVQLLLERKVRVNVADNRGDTALHIAMRARSKQIVEILLRNPKNSQLLYKPNKLNETPYNIDMSYNKTILGQIFGARKLNTNEDNENMLGYELYSAALADMLSEPSLSVPITVGLYARWGSGKSFLLSKLKEEMKNFARQWSESGWAWSWAVSWGAWHVALSVGACAAMAGAPAYVAVALCFALFAAIYLALYMTWNLGNKYEWWWAGGLLSSLGRRFSSLLLVLQVVFCHPPGPNDPRALPATPIRFHFTEGMKSGGQEGEAMVVQMIASLAEALECQYGRVCTRLARAFRPKPVSSTSGWRWRRMCCVPYIITFELCFTCMLVGLCILAMYLTDTPADPHEIGSSSIRRREIQQGLMFFACAVAGAVILANLYTWGRVFAALVLPPRARLARALRRDAPTLALRPEVQSLTHMVSCLDAFTGQQTRLVVVVDALDSCEQEKVLALLNAVYALCSDPKSPFILLLAIDPHIISKAVEVNSRRAFSESNIGGWDYLRNMVQLPFYLQNSALRRVKAAQQTAAKRMQAIASDDFSASMQRSVSARRLSSTSELMSSQERIKNQPAKELSAAAAARARRLRPSESVASSVASGLHRAAAPTATAADLGRVLLTDDYFSDVNPRSMRRLMNVLYVTGRLLKAFQIEFNWYQLASWVNLTEQWPFRTSWIIYHHETYEEHIDDSKSLKHIYEKVKPHLSGLRESSSLMELDRDERKLEVFLSFHRATLTAADLKIFLPFTINLDPYIKKVIKEEHLQSGADEDGGGAAGFSPWGGSHTRHPHSKLFQRKHRVSPPSQQAAPGQPPLWVGWANTSTGFMPQPMPHFSQAPASEPAPPPKMPGQNPYNLLRTAFPGLGEISNLRLSTLSVDRVCAIVSAALGPGATASCAALHNQRVCGLALRHCQLEDLKPIMDLPFGDWELFKMLIINLRELEANMPMSAPAVTVIAENTVEIEPESVKPRPIETQRSRPSNVEKQPYAEYQVTLEEQMICGALQTLNEEAMEDVLQSEPPSHPDEEGSLQLRLAGSGASWSGSAPASPAAPRRQPSSLRGRARRSAPDPPNVTFNVENEDDSDDGQITFSARPRPRSRPSSLLVCGDEPPPPQDHKLSGIRKTADMLKKVSSAETLTRLKEKIMARGGSSRDRSPPRDEPTSDSESAPLVAAAGSPAPIRVECGDRSLADASGSDFSPRSDITELESPREGATAFDLLPEGKGENERGGGARLARDDSAASLSNMVEPYNMRLLSRGASDARALWRQDALDSGPPWPWDEPDSAV, via the exons GGTGGCTGGTCTCCTCTGATGTGGGCCTCCTACAAAGGGCACGAGGAAATCGTCGGGATATTACTGGAGAATGGAGCTGATGTGCATGCACATGGAAATTATAACATCAA CTCGCTGGTGTGGGCCGCGGGCCGGCGGCACAGCGGCGTGGTCGCCCGGCTGCTCGCGGCCGGCGCGCGTGCCAACTCCGGGGACAAGTACGCCACGTCCGCGCTGACATGGGCCGCGCGCGCCGGGGACGCCGTCTCCTGCGCCGCGCTACTCCGCGCCGGCGCCGACCCCAACACCGCCGGCATGTACTGCTGGACGCCGCTGCTGCAAGCCACTCACG GGAATCATTTGGAGATCGTCCAGATGATATTGGAGCACAAGCCGAACGTGAATGCATTAGACAAGGACGGCTATACGGCGCTCGCGATCGCCTGCAaagagggctactacgatatcGCGGTGGCGCTCATTAATACTGGAGCTTATATCAATGTGCAA GATCATTCCAAAGACACGCCGCTAATTCACGCGGTGAAAGGCGGCCACAAGAACATTGTCGAAGCGTTGCTGAAGAAACATGTGGACGTTGATTTGGCGGGCAAGGAGAAGAAATCTCCGGTTTACAACGCCGTTGAAAAAGGCCATGTCGCTATTATGAAGCTACTTCTAGCTTCTAACCCTGACTTAGAACATTGCACTAGT AGTGGGGACACTCCACTGTTACGAGCTGTTCGGTCGCGGAACGCGGAAATGGTGCAGCTGCTTTTGGAGAGGAAAGTTCGCGTGAACGTCGCCGACAACCGCGGCGACACCGCGCTGCATATAGCGATGAGAGCACGCTCTAAG caaatAGTCGAAATCCTCCTCCGCAACCCAAAGAACAGCCAACTCCTCTACAAGCCCAATAAGCTGAACGAAACGCCGTACAATATCGACATGTCATACAACAAGACTATCCTGGGCCAGATATTCGGCGCCCGCAAGCTCAACACTAACGAAGACAACGAGAACATGTTGGGATATGAGCTGTATAGCGCGGCGTTAGCGGACATGTTGTCTGAGCCGAGCCTGTCTGTACCCATCACTGTGGGGTTGTACGCGCGATGGGGGTCGGGCAAGTCGTTTTTGCTTAGTAAATTGAAAG AGGAGATGAAGAACTTCGCCCGGCAATGGAGCGAGTCTGGCTGGGCGTGGTCGTGGGCCGTGTCGTGGGGGGCGTGGCACGTGGCTCTGTCGGTGGGCGCGTGCGCAGCGATGGCCGGCGCGCCCGCATACGTGGCCGTCGCGCTGTGCTTCGCTCTCTTCGCAGCCATATATCTGGCGCTCTATATGACGTGGAATCTGGGAAACAA ATATGAGTGGTGGTGGGCGGGCGGTCTGTTATCATCTCTGGGTCGCCGATTCAGTTCCCTACTGCTCGTGCTACAAGTGGTGTTCTGCCACCCGCCAGGCCCCAATGACCCGAGGGCTCTACCCGCTACGCCTATAAG ATTCCACTTTACAGAAGGCATGAAGAGCGGCGGCCAGGAAGGCGAGGCGATGGTGGTGCAGATGATCGCGAGCCTAGCGGAGGCGCTGGAGTGCCAGTACGGGCGAGTTTGCACGAGACTCGCGCGGGCGTTCCGGCCCAAGCCTGTGTCTTCTACCTCGGGGTGGAG GTGGCGACGCATGTGCTGCGTGCCGTACATCATAACTTTTGAGCTCTGCTTCACTTGCATGTTGGTGGGGCTGTGTATTCTTGCTATGTATCTGACCGACACCCCCGCTGACCCACA TGAGATTGGGTCGTCGTCGATTAGGCGGCGTGAAATCCAACAGGGGCTGATGTTCTTCGCGTGCGCGGTCGCCGGCGCCGTCATACTCGCCAACCTGTACACGTGGGGGCGCGTGTTCGCGGCACTGGTTCTGCCCCCCCGCGCGCGCCTCGCCCGCGCTCTGCGTCGCGACGCGCCGACACTCGCGCTGCGGCCTGAGGTGCAGTCGCTTACGCATATG GTGTCGTGCCTCGATGCGTTCACGGGACAGCAGACACGCCTAGTGGTGGTCGTGGACGCCCTCGATAGCTGCGAACAAGAGAAGGTCCTGGCATTACTGAACGCGGTTTACGCGCTGTGCTCCGACCCTAAGAGCCCCTTCATACTACTGCTAGCTATCGATCCGCACATTATCAGCAAA GCAGTGGAAGTGAACAGTCGTCGAGCGTTCTCGGAGAGCAACATCGGCGGCTGGGATTACCTCCGGAATATGGTGCAGCTCCCGTTCTATCTCCAAAACTCTGCGCTCAGGAGAGTCAAGGCCGCGCAGCAGACCGCCGCTAAACGAATGCAAGCTATCGCCAGTGACGACTTTTCAGCTTCCATGCAGAGATCT GTATCAGCGCGTCGGTTGTCATCAACATCGGAACTAATGTCAAGCCAAGAGCGCATCAAGAACCAGCCGGCCAAGGAATTGAgtgccgctgccgccgcccgtGCGCGCCGTTTGAGGCCCTCCGAGTCTGTGGCTTCctcag TGGCGTCTGGTCTCCACCGCGCGGCCGCGCCCACCGCCACAGCGGCCGACCTCGGCCGCGTGCTTCTGACCGACGATTACTTCAGCGACGTCAACCCGAGGAGCATGAGGCGGCTCATGAACGTGCTTTACGTCACTG GCCGCCTGCTGAAAGCGTTCCAGATCGAGTTCAACTGGTACCAGCTAGCGTCGTGGGTTAACCTTACAGAGCAGTGGCCATTCCGCACCTCCTGGATCATCTACCACCACGAGACTTACGAGGAACACATCGACGACTCCAAGTCGCTCAAGCATATTTATGAGAA GGTGAAGCCCCACTTGAGCGGTCTGCGCGAGTCCAGTTCACTCATGGAGTTAGATCGTGACGAACGCAAGCTGGAGGTGTTCCTGAGTTTCCACCGCGCGACACTCACTGCCGCCGATCTTAAGATATTCCTGCCCTTCACCATCAATTTGGATCCTTACATTAAAAAGGTTATCAAAG AGGAACACTTGCAGTCGGGAGCAGACGAGgatggcggcggcgcggcgggcttCTCGCCTTGGGGGGGCTCGCACACCCGCCACCCACATTCCAAACTGTTTCAACGAAAACAT CGCGTGTCACCGCCGAGCCAGCAAGCGGCGCCGGGCCAGCCTCCGCTCTGGGTGGGCTGGGCCAATACCTCCACCGGCTTCATGCCGCAACCGATGCCTCACTTCTCACAAGCCCCCGCCTCCGAGCCCGCGCCCCCACCGAAGATGCCTGGGCAGAACCCTTATAACTTGCTGAGAACCGCGTTCCCTGGACTG GGTGAGATATCCAACTTGCGCCTGTCGACATTGTCAGTGGACCGAGTGTGCGCGATCGTGAGCGCGGCTTTAGGGCCGGGCGCCACCGCGAGCTGCGCCGCGCTGCACAACCAAAGGGTCTGCGGGCTAGCGCTGCGGCACTGCCAGCTCGAAGACCTCAAACCT ATAATGGACCTGCCTTTCGGAGACTGGGAACTATTCAAAATGCTCATCATCAACCTTCGTGAGTTAGAAGCGAACATGCCGATGAGCGCACCGGCTGTTACGG tgATTGCTGAAAATACGGTCGAAATAGAACCGGAATCTGTGAAACCGAGGCCTATTGAAACCCAACGCAGCCGTCCGTCCAACGTTGAGAAACAG CCTTACGCGGAGTATCAG GTGACCCTCGAGGAGCAGATGATATGCGGCGCCCTCCAAACCCTAAACGAGGAAGCCATGGAAGATGTCCTCCAGTCGGAGCCCCCCTCCCACCCAG ACGAGGAGGGCTCGCTGCAGCTGCGGCTGGCGGGCAGCGGCGCCTCGTGGAGCGGCAGCGCGCCcgcctcgcccgccgcgccgcgccgccaaCCGTCCAGCCTGcgcggccgcgcgcgccgctccgCGCCCGACCCGCCCAACGTCACCTTCAACGTCGAGAACGAGGACGACTCCGACGACGGCCAGATCACCTTCagcgcgcgcccgcgcccgcgctcgCGGCCCTCCTCGCTGCTCGTGTGCGGCGACGAGCCGCCGCCGCCCCAAGACCACAAGCTATCTGGCATCAGAAAGACCGCCGACATGCTCAAGAAGGTCAGCTCGGCCGAGACGCTGACGCGGCTCAAGGAGAAGATAATGGCGCGCGGCGGCAGCTCGCGCGACCGCAGCCCGCCGCGCGACGAGCCCACCAGCGACAGCGAGTCTGCGCCGCTCGTGGCCGCGGCCGGCTCGCCCGCGCCCATCCGCGTCGAGTGCGGCGACCGCAGCCTCGCGGACGCGTCCGGCTCGGACTTCTCGCCGCGTTCGGACATAACGGAGCTGGAGTCGCCGCGCGAGGGCGCCACCGCCTTCGACCTGCTGCCCGAGGGTAAAGGCGAGAacgagcgcggcggcggcgcgcggctggCACGCGACGACAGCGCCGCCTCGCTGTCCAACATGGTGGAGCCCTACAACATGAGGCTGCTGTCACGCGGCGCGTCAGACGCGCGCGCGCTGTGGCGGCAGGACGCGCTGGACTCGGGCCCGCCGTGGCCGTGGGACGAGCCCGACTCCGCAGTCTGA
- the Arms gene encoding ankyrin repeat-rich membrane spanning isoform X13, translated as MLSVACFKTLSQLANSENSAELQQYLASNSNINLDDKDENGTTALMCAAEHGRTAAVRVLLASGADACSVDNDGWTPLAFAARGGHAAVVRELLDAGARVDARDCGGWSPLMWASYKGHEEIVGILLENGADVHAHGNYNINSLVWAAGRRHSGVVARLLAAGARANSGDKYATSALTWAARAGDAVSCAALLRAGADPNTAGMYCWTPLLQATHGNHLEIVQMILEHKPNVNALDKDGYTALAIACKEGYYDIAVALINTGAYINVQDHSKDTPLIHAVKGGHKNIVEALLKKHVDVDLAGKEKKSPVYNAVEKGHVAIMKLLLASNPDLEHCTSSGDTPLLRAVRSRNAEMVQLLLERKVRVNVADNRGDTALHIAMRARSKQIVEILLRNPKNSQLLYKPNKLNETPYNIDMSYNKTILGQIFGARKLNTNEDNENMLGYELYSAALADMLSEPSLSVPITVGLYARWGSGKSFLLSKLKEEMKNFARQWSESGWAWSWAVSWGAWHVALSVGACAAMAGAPAYVAVALCFALFAAIYLALYMTWNLGNKYEWWWAGGLLSSLGRRFSSLLLVLQVVFCHPPGPNDPRALPATPIRFHFTEGMKSGGQEGEAMVVQMIASLAEALECQYGRVCTRLARAFRPKPVSSTSGWRWRRMCCVPYIITFELCFTCMLVGLCILAMYLTDTPADPHEIGSSSIRRREIQQGLMFFACAVAGAVILANLYTWGRVFAALVLPPRARLARALRRDAPTLALRPEVQSLTHMVSCLDAFTGQQTRLVVVVDALDSCEQEKVLALLNAVYALCSDPKSPFILLLAIDPHIISKAVEVNSRRAFSESNIGGWDYLRNMVQLPFYLQNSALRRVKAAQQTAAKRMQAIASDDFSASMQRSVSARRLSSTSELMSSQERIKNQPAKELSAAAAARARRLRPSESVASSVASGLHRAAAPTATAADLGRVLLTDDYFSDVNPRSMRRLMNVLYVTGRLLKAFQIEFNWYQLASWVNLTEQWPFRTSWIIYHHETYEEHIDDSKSLKHIYEKVKPHLSGLRESSSLMELDRDERKLEVFLSFHRATLTAADLKIFLPFTINLDPYIKKVIKEEHLQSGADEDGGGAAGFSPWGGSHTRHPHSKLFQRKHRVSPPSQQAAPGQPPLWVGWANTSTGFMPQPMPHFSQAPASEPAPPPKMPGQNPYNLLRTAFPGLGEISNLRLSTLSVDRVCAIVSAALGPGATASCAALHNQRVCGLALRHCQLEDLKPIMDLPFGDWELFKMLIINLRELEANMPMSAPAVTVIAENTVEIEPESVKPRPIETQRSRPSNVEKQPYAEYQVTLEEQMICGALQTLNEEAMEDVLQSEPPSHPDEEGSLQLRLAGSGASWSGSAPASPAAPRRQPSSLRGRARRSAPDPPNVTFNVENEDDSDDGQITFSARPRPRSRPSSLLVCGDEPPPPQDHKLSGIRKTADMLKKVSSAETLTRLKEKIMARGGSSRDRSPPRDEPTSDSESAPLVAAAGSPAPIRVECGDRSLADASGSDFSPRSDITELESPREGATAFDLLPEGKGENERGGGARLARDDSAASLSNMVEPYNMRLLSRGASDARALWRQDALDSGPPWPWDEPDSAV; from the exons GGTGGCTGGTCTCCTCTGATGTGGGCCTCCTACAAAGGGCACGAGGAAATCGTCGGGATATTACTGGAGAATGGAGCTGATGTGCATGCACATGGAAATTATAACATCAA CTCGCTGGTGTGGGCCGCGGGCCGGCGGCACAGCGGCGTGGTCGCCCGGCTGCTCGCGGCCGGCGCGCGTGCCAACTCCGGGGACAAGTACGCCACGTCCGCGCTGACATGGGCCGCGCGCGCCGGGGACGCCGTCTCCTGCGCCGCGCTACTCCGCGCCGGCGCCGACCCCAACACCGCCGGCATGTACTGCTGGACGCCGCTGCTGCAAGCCACTCACG GGAATCATTTGGAGATCGTCCAGATGATATTGGAGCACAAGCCGAACGTGAATGCATTAGACAAGGACGGCTATACGGCGCTCGCGATCGCCTGCAaagagggctactacgatatcGCGGTGGCGCTCATTAATACTGGAGCTTATATCAATGTGCAA GATCATTCCAAAGACACGCCGCTAATTCACGCGGTGAAAGGCGGCCACAAGAACATTGTCGAAGCGTTGCTGAAGAAACATGTGGACGTTGATTTGGCGGGCAAGGAGAAGAAATCTCCGGTTTACAACGCCGTTGAAAAAGGCCATGTCGCTATTATGAAGCTACTTCTAGCTTCTAACCCTGACTTAGAACATTGCACTAGT AGTGGGGACACTCCACTGTTACGAGCTGTTCGGTCGCGGAACGCGGAAATGGTGCAGCTGCTTTTGGAGAGGAAAGTTCGCGTGAACGTCGCCGACAACCGCGGCGACACCGCGCTGCATATAGCGATGAGAGCACGCTCTAAG caaatAGTCGAAATCCTCCTCCGCAACCCAAAGAACAGCCAACTCCTCTACAAGCCCAATAAGCTGAACGAAACGCCGTACAATATCGACATGTCATACAACAAGACTATCCTGGGCCAGATATTCGGCGCCCGCAAGCTCAACACTAACGAAGACAACGAGAACATGTTGGGATATGAGCTGTATAGCGCGGCGTTAGCGGACATGTTGTCTGAGCCGAGCCTGTCTGTACCCATCACTGTGGGGTTGTACGCGCGATGGGGGTCGGGCAAGTCGTTTTTGCTTAGTAAATTGAAAG AGGAGATGAAGAACTTCGCCCGGCAATGGAGCGAGTCTGGCTGGGCGTGGTCGTGGGCCGTGTCGTGGGGGGCGTGGCACGTGGCTCTGTCGGTGGGCGCGTGCGCAGCGATGGCCGGCGCGCCCGCATACGTGGCCGTCGCGCTGTGCTTCGCTCTCTTCGCAGCCATATATCTGGCGCTCTATATGACGTGGAATCTGGGAAACAA ATATGAGTGGTGGTGGGCGGGCGGTCTGTTATCATCTCTGGGTCGCCGATTCAGTTCCCTACTGCTCGTGCTACAAGTGGTGTTCTGCCACCCGCCAGGCCCCAATGACCCGAGGGCTCTACCCGCTACGCCTATAAG ATTCCACTTTACAGAAGGCATGAAGAGCGGCGGCCAGGAAGGCGAGGCGATGGTGGTGCAGATGATCGCGAGCCTAGCGGAGGCGCTGGAGTGCCAGTACGGGCGAGTTTGCACGAGACTCGCGCGGGCGTTCCGGCCCAAGCCTGTGTCTTCTACCTCGGGGTGGAG GTGGCGACGCATGTGCTGCGTGCCGTACATCATAACTTTTGAGCTCTGCTTCACTTGCATGTTGGTGGGGCTGTGTATTCTTGCTATGTATCTGACCGACACCCCCGCTGACCCACA TGAGATTGGGTCGTCGTCGATTAGGCGGCGTGAAATCCAACAGGGGCTGATGTTCTTCGCGTGCGCGGTCGCCGGCGCCGTCATACTCGCCAACCTGTACACGTGGGGGCGCGTGTTCGCGGCACTGGTTCTGCCCCCCCGCGCGCGCCTCGCCCGCGCTCTGCGTCGCGACGCGCCGACACTCGCGCTGCGGCCTGAGGTGCAGTCGCTTACGCATATG GTGTCGTGCCTCGATGCGTTCACGGGACAGCAGACACGCCTAGTGGTGGTCGTGGACGCCCTCGATAGCTGCGAACAAGAGAAGGTCCTGGCATTACTGAACGCGGTTTACGCGCTGTGCTCCGACCCTAAGAGCCCCTTCATACTACTGCTAGCTATCGATCCGCACATTATCAGCAAA GCAGTGGAAGTGAACAGTCGTCGAGCGTTCTCGGAGAGCAACATCGGCGGCTGGGATTACCTCCGGAATATGGTGCAGCTCCCGTTCTATCTCCAAAACTCTGCGCTCAGGAGAGTCAAGGCCGCGCAGCAGACCGCCGCTAAACGAATGCAAGCTATCGCCAGTGACGACTTTTCAGCTTCCATGCAGAGATCT GTATCAGCGCGTCGGTTGTCATCAACATCGGAACTAATGTCAAGCCAAGAGCGCATCAAGAACCAGCCGGCCAAGGAATTGAgtgccgctgccgccgcccgtGCGCGCCGTTTGAGGCCCTCCGAGTCTGTGGCTTCctcag TGGCGTCTGGTCTCCACCGCGCGGCCGCGCCCACCGCCACAGCGGCCGACCTCGGCCGCGTGCTTCTGACCGACGATTACTTCAGCGACGTCAACCCGAGGAGCATGAGGCGGCTCATGAACGTGCTTTACGTCACTG GCCGCCTGCTGAAAGCGTTCCAGATCGAGTTCAACTGGTACCAGCTAGCGTCGTGGGTTAACCTTACAGAGCAGTGGCCATTCCGCACCTCCTGGATCATCTACCACCACGAGACTTACGAGGAACACATCGACGACTCCAAGTCGCTCAAGCATATTTATGAGAA GGTGAAGCCCCACTTGAGCGGTCTGCGCGAGTCCAGTTCACTCATGGAGTTAGATCGTGACGAACGCAAGCTGGAGGTGTTCCTGAGTTTCCACCGCGCGACACTCACTGCCGCCGATCTTAAGATATTCCTGCCCTTCACCATCAATTTGGATCCTTACATTAAAAAGGTTATCAAAG AGGAACACTTGCAGTCGGGAGCAGACGAGgatggcggcggcgcggcgggcttCTCGCCTTGGGGGGGCTCGCACACCCGCCACCCACATTCCAAACTGTTTCAACGAAAACAT CGCGTGTCACCGCCGAGCCAGCAAGCGGCGCCGGGCCAGCCTCCGCTCTGGGTGGGCTGGGCCAATACCTCCACCGGCTTCATGCCGCAACCGATGCCTCACTTCTCACAAGCCCCCGCCTCCGAGCCCGCGCCCCCACCGAAGATGCCTGGGCAGAACCCTTATAACTTGCTGAGAACCGCGTTCCCTGGACTG GGTGAGATATCCAACTTGCGCCTGTCGACATTGTCAGTGGACCGAGTGTGCGCGATCGTGAGCGCGGCTTTAGGGCCGGGCGCCACCGCGAGCTGCGCCGCGCTGCACAACCAAAGGGTCTGCGGGCTAGCGCTGCGGCACTGCCAGCTCGAAGACCTCAAACCT ATAATGGACCTGCCTTTCGGAGACTGGGAACTATTCAAAATGCTCATCATCAACCTTCGTGAGTTAGAAGCGAACATGCCGATGAGCGCACCGGCTGTTACGG tgATTGCTGAAAATACGGTCGAAATAGAACCGGAATCTGTGAAACCGAGGCCTATTGAAACCCAACGCAGCCGTCCGTCCAACGTTGAGAAACAG CCTTACGCGGAGTATCAG GTGACCCTCGAGGAGCAGATGATATGCGGCGCCCTCCAAACCCTAAACGAGGAAGCCATGGAAGATGTCCTCCAGTCGGAGCCCCCCTCCCACCCAG ACGAGGAGGGCTCGCTGCAGCTGCGGCTGGCGGGCAGCGGCGCCTCGTGGAGCGGCAGCGCGCCcgcctcgcccgccgcgccgcgccgccaaCCGTCCAGCCTGcgcggccgcgcgcgccgctccgCGCCCGACCCGCCCAACGTCACCTTCAACGTCGAGAACGAGGACGACTCCGACGACGGCCAGATCACCTTCagcgcgcgcccgcgcccgcgctcgCGGCCCTCCTCGCTGCTCGTGTGCGGCGACGAGCCGCCGCCGCCCCAAGACCACAAGCTATCTGGCATCAGAAAGACCGCCGACATGCTCAAGAAGGTCAGCTCGGCCGAGACGCTGACGCGGCTCAAGGAGAAGATAATGGCGCGCGGCGGCAGCTCGCGCGACCGCAGCCCGCCGCGCGACGAGCCCACCAGCGACAGCGAGTCTGCGCCGCTCGTGGCCGCGGCCGGCTCGCCCGCGCCCATCCGCGTCGAGTGCGGCGACCGCAGCCTCGCGGACGCGTCCGGCTCGGACTTCTCGCCGCGTTCGGACATAACGGAGCTGGAGTCGCCGCGCGAGGGCGCCACCGCCTTCGACCTGCTGCCCGAGGGTAAAGGCGAGAacgagcgcggcggcggcgcgcggctggCACGCGACGACAGCGCCGCCTCGCTGTCCAACATGGTGGAGCCCTACAACATGAGGCTGCTGTCACGCGGCGCGTCAGACGCGCGCGCGCTGTGGCGGCAGGACGCGCTGGACTCGGGCCCGCCGTGGCCGTGGGACGAGCCCGACTCCGCAGTCTGA